GTTGGTATTATTTAAAGCCAATGTTCCTAAACATTATTAGGAATTACTGTGGAATTCACAAGATTGGTTTGAACAAAAATATTCTAGGAATTATTTAATATTCATAGAAATTTGTTGACTTGGGAAGAAGGAATGGTAGCGGTAACATGATTTTAGTTAACCCTTTATGAAAGGAAATAATTGGACAAAACATTATCTTGGTCATAAGAATACTTATCTTGCACAACAATTCTTTTAAGTTTCTTTTGAGTTTGAGATTTGAAGAGATAAAAAAGAATTATATTATACGAAAACCTCTCAATCAACACAAATTATGTAATTGGGAGTTGTTAAGGTATGAAATTTCATGTCTTGGATAGTGTTTTCTTCACTTGAATTTTCATttattatcttatcttatcttatcttattaattaacttgtatttgaacttattagtcttatcttattttatattCTTAATTGGCCCTTATGGGAAATTGTTGGACATTGTTAAAAATGTATCATTTGAATTTATCTTttattatcttatcttattagcCTCAAACGTATCTCATTTGAACTTATTGACCTGTATCATATCTTATTATTAGACCTGAAACAAATGCAAATAAAGTGAGGAGAACAAAACCTTAAGGTTTAAGAATCACTAAGTTCATTGTTAATTACCAAAAACGAATAATGCGTATCTTTTTCGTGACGTGAGTTATGTTTCCAAGAAAAGAATTAGGTTTTAATGAAAGTTACAGGCAAATGCTCTCGCGTTGCAAATGTTATGCCACCGCTTGATATATTTGAAATATTCTCTCCCTTGTTACTAGAAAGGGTGGTAATGTGTTCGAGGAGTAgatgaaaatgatgtgataaaATGTCTTAGTATTTGGCATTACTTCTCAAAGTAGATAGTAGTGAGAGCTGTGAGACTTGAACCCTAATTAAGGTGTTGCGTTTTATTCACATGCTTATTTTAGTTTAATATTATGAACATATTAGCTCCTTGTTTAAACTTATTAGCCCTCAAATAAATACTAgtagaaaataaggtgaacgGAATAGGGACTAAACCTCAGTCCTCTCCCCTTGATTATATAATCCTTTACATTAAGTCATTCACTAAGCAATGCATGTTGTTATTTGCAAATGTTCACTTCCTTCACAAGTTTCAGGTTGTTGATCCAAGGAGATTGAGGTTTTTATTCCAAAAGCAGCTTCAGAACAGTGATGTAAGCTCTTTGAGGAGGATGGTGTTACCAAAGGTGTTATACATCAACTTCATAATGTGCACTAAAAAATTTCTTAGCTCTTATCTTGAAGCATGCACATTGTTGTCATATTAAATCATGAATTTGATCGTATATATGTAGTGAAAACTAGAAAGGAAATCTCAATGAAAGGTTATATAAATATTTCATTTCAGAAAGCTGCCGAGTCACACCTCCCACATCTAGAAACTAAAGAGGGAATTTATTTCAGCATGGATGATATGGATGGGCTTCATGTGTGGAACTTCAAATACAGGTACATATGATGTTAATAAGATTTCCGCCACGGTAATTGGCCTGTAAACAATATTTTGTAAATAAAATTTCACTAGATGCATTGGACGTTCAAACTTTTAAGCTATGTCTTCTACAAAGCTTTGAAATTGAAGATGTTGTTTCTTTAACAACTTTGAATTAGTTATAACTTGGTACAACGTGGATGAATACTAGATAGTTCCGTTGTACCACTAAACTAAATTACGTGAAATCAAAAGTGAACATAAGGCCTACCGTTTTTGGATTGAGACTGAAGATCTGAATAGCTAGTCTCAAATTATACTACCTCGGTTCAGATTTGGTTGTCCGATTATTTTGAATAGCCAATTACTAATCTGGACAAGGGAAATAACTTAAATCGTCATTATTTACTAATTTTGTTGTTTATCATCATGATTTATTTACGCGTATGTacacttgatttttttgttcTGAACCTTGGTACTCAGGTTTTGGCCTAATAACAACAGTCGGATGTATGTCCTAGAAAACACTGGTAAGAGCATCGTTTATTTGCTGAGTTCTTTCTCAAACTATCGATCTGCATGCTGTTTTTACTGATACTGTATTGTGTTGTACTAGGGGACTTTGTGACTGCACATCGCCTGCAGGTTGGGGACTTCATCATGGTCTATCAAGACATTATAGACCTTACCTATGTAACTACTGGTTTCTTAAACTCCTCTTATTTCTTAACATTTGTACATAGATAATCTCAAGTCGTGAATTAGTAATCCCAAAAACTGTGCAGGTGATTCAGGCCAAGAAGACATCACAGAAAGAGATATATGACGAGTATACAACAAATACTGTAACCGATTACTTCCAGGTGCATAATTTCGAGATAAACCGGTACAATCAACTGAGCTGGAATGACCCAGGAAACATGGAGGATAATAACAATAACAGTGCCTGCATGTCATTTGTTTACGAAACAACCAGCTTCTTAAACGACTCCCCTTTCGATTTTCTTGGTGGGTCAGTGACTAACTACAACTCAAGGATGGGTGGCCATAGCTTCGACAACTTTGGATCTGTTGACAATTTGTCACTCGAGGACTTCTATTAAAGTTTAACATcaatttctgaaaattttaCTCCTTAAATTGCCCTGAAACATAAGACGATGTTCCGTCTTTTATATGTTATAGCAGGGTAAAATAGTGTAGTTGTTTTTCCCTTCTTTGCTGGGTAAGCTCACTCCAtgctgtttaattttttttgggaaaaaaaatgTAGCTATAAATAACGGGGTTTGATAAGGGTGAAAAAAAGAGGGAGGGAAATAGTTGCCTAAGCTCAAGTAATGTTGTATGTGTCATGGTCTCATGGATCAACATTTTGGTATATTTTGTTGTAAGCTTCATTTAACATTTTGGTATATTTCGTTTTAAACTTTTATCAACATTTTGCTCGATATGAACTTAGCATCATGTCTTAGGGAATAAAAATTGAATGACTCCATCTTATGAGTGGAATGCACTcctttagtgattggtgtgagtgccagttttgttaaaggtataatgccttattgtattattgatcagcatggctgacgagtcgtcacctcctCTTGGTGGCCACGAGAAGCgcggcatgacgcgtcagtctactggcgcgggtcccctatgggtgggccctgagctctacgacggccgtgatctgcactacgacctagagcaccacgtgacttcccgccttcacgcgaggagagagactacggttcgcggctatggcgcagcgacgagtgagaccgtttttagcttcctgagctcggacgcccaggccttggtgagggcgagctcactgtttccggtggttgagaccttttgggagatactgcggcttaacatctccctgtcctttctgcggtcgttcatgaggtggtggtgggataccaccaacaccttccattttccttggggcgagatgacgatcactcccaaggactacacggctttgacgggcttgacctttacagggaaccccgttcgtctgaggtcggatggcctatcgccgactgttgctgagggtaccaggctcctggactcgtggatgggtaggagattaccttcgtaccagccccgtgggatacctttcgctgacctgatgtgggccttagagcatggggtagaggagtcgcctttgagacaggctcgactgttctacctccatttcattacttccacttttctatcgggtccgactgacacctttgacccgaggtggataggcatggtggaggacgtgtctacactgggtgactatcgttggggcgatttgggctatgcgacgctcgtcggccagatgagtttggcggtACGCGACTCGGACCTGAGaagacgtcactttgtgattacattagcgggagtgccgcgtttgatcgaggtatgtgcctagactttcttttgttttctcgcttttaccgggcctctttttgatgttttattttccttttgcagctgtgggcctttgagcacttaccttggctggctccccgaaaggggcagaggcctttggaattcactgccggtcgccgttggggttggaagaagaagctgacagtgcgttcaccgcccgataccgtgtgggatctcattcgggacgggaaccctgagcatgtgcagaatcttatcctttatcttgtatttcgtcattctttttattttctatgtgcgatatctgaccgtgtttgtacaaaaacaggtggtttggaccccatggctctcttttaggggtactcatgcttcggtcagggatagttatgccctgagccagatgcgggtcttgttcgttggccgccgggaccctgtctggtacctgggagagcgggtacgtatgcagactgtcgggctttttcggtgcctaggcctccgcctgcgaccatgttgtctactcgctcgataggcgagtcgtggagggtccactcgagtactggcgtgccggcgacggagttggtgatagagggagctagctattaccagtttatccaggattctcttcgtctcccggagcctggcgctgtaagttgccctctcttttcgtattgattttagtgttttcatgctcgtgcccatgtgtttatgtctactgtgttttgtgcaggagtgtcctgacccttcgttgggggggatgggtgcttcccgatgctcggatctcgtacactggagagagtggatccgagattgtggagactttctcggaagaccgggttttccatgctccactccctgagggagtacaggcggtatgcacctttttttgtgcactcttcttatatttttttctcttttttttttttttttactaacattcctgtttcaggttccggcccgtacggccaacgcgatggtgggggtgatcaaccggttgaagtccgcgttggttcgagcccgatctgcactttcttgcaggagcccccactctactcgggtaatgtgccctcttttttcttttgatctgcaccttttgtttggctttcggttactcactttttttttgtcttttcttgtagacgggtgctggacgcgccggggccgacgacgcgggtccttcgggcgggggacacgatcgtgagagagagagggcacgacactcgcccctacggcgtcgccgttccgacgcgggggtgagttcttccggggagaggtccgagcaggagcgtaggcgacgttccgtgtcggtggcccgagagcctagccccgagttgcagtcacagcctcatttttggggtgattctggctgggggccctcataccacggggagtggagtggatggaccggcgaggcttggagacatggagccgatgacgagtcttaggcttacctcctgttttgtacatattcattcttgtactccgcatgtatatatatattttttttttgcgatttttggtgcaagaatgttttgagccttccgtgggctttgttttaacatattatagtaatattagctttcttaaccaacgacgaattttgaaaagggaaagactttcgaaaaaataatgagttcatacaagagtgtacacatatttttagactaaccgactacttggggtattacatatgcatgttcactattttttttgtttttttgccgactcgtgccatactcctttgttgggcttgttcctgaaagttcttgtggcttctatttggtcttgcccgtgcatggcttaggtatagtgccctttgcaatatcctttcttcttaatgcgttgcatgacttcattattttttaatttttattggaccgaatccttgataaggattgtctacgtatcttgtcagaatcaggtcgcgcttagttctagcttttgaaatttttttgaaagggtgttcattacacgtctgcttccccccccccccccaagtgttcgtggttcttttgatggttcgaaaaaggagtacgaacacttgcagaagcgggaggataggtggcaagagagaatgacgcccgttcaagggcgaaggaaatatcggcgcccaggcctgggcgtgaaaaataacagcgcccagtcctgggcgttgaagttttgtccttcgctttttctactttatcgagttttatgccgtttgcttagagtaatgcgcagaatgtttgcttatgagtcttaatgtgttttattagatgtcttaactccggactgaattttattaaatatagtactttttcaattggtctaagttcatgaggttagcgaattccgctccatctatgtcagctagttggactgctccgccaggtacgatggtctttacaaaatatggtcctgtccagttaggccggaattttcctcgagggtccgtagtaggtgcgcggacttcttttaatacaaaatcgccttctttgatatttcgaggtttgactcttttgttgaattgccttgcgatgcgcttttgatacacttgcacgtgatgtaaagctctcaacctccgttcgtctaaaaggacgagctcgtcgtacctagcttgaacccaatcagcttcgggtagcttgctttctaggacgatccggagggagggaatttccaactcgatcggttgaactgcttccattccgtataccaaggagtagggtgttactccaatggaggtgcggattgacgttcgatagccccataatgcgaagtgtaatttgttggccCAATccctataattttcggccattttttcgattatgactttaatatttttgttggccgcctctaccgcgccgttcatttgcggcctgtagggagaggatttatggtgtttgacatgatatttttcgagcaggtcttggacttcggccctaaagtgggaaccttggtcacttatgatttcatgtggaaccccgtatcgacagaatatgttcttttctaggaaccgagcgacatgtttggccgttaattttgcataggagactgcctctacccatttagtgaagtaatcaattgcgactaaaacgtactcgtgtccccctacgcctgttggtgttaccttgccgattatatctataccccaggtggaaaagggccatggagaagtgaaggtgtatagttctgagggaggcaaatggttaaggttactgaagatttggcattttgggcaagtttttacaaagtgatggcaatcggtttccatagtggtccaatagtaccctgagcgggatatttttcgggatagcatttttccgttcatatggggtccgcacacgctgttatggtattcttccattagtctttgggcttggttttggtggacacaaagtaacttgattttattcggcgtgtatttgtacagttctcccagaattatgctatattgtgaagcgaggaggcgtagggccttttgtgctcgcggggaggtgtttggggggaatttcccacttgttttgtaacgaaggatgtccgtgtaccatggttcttcttcagtgttttcaggttcggagtctatggcacagcaataagccggctctttccttcgctcgacccgaagggtcattccgtcccattcactcgggatgttgagcattgaagctagctttgctagtgcatccgcgaattggttgtcgtctcttggcaagtacgtatactcgatttcttcaaattgctcgactatttggtctaagtgagcttgatatttt
This Spinacia oleracea cultivar Varoflay chromosome 6, BTI_SOV_V1, whole genome shotgun sequence DNA region includes the following protein-coding sequences:
- the LOC110776136 gene encoding B3 domain-containing transcription factor FUS3 isoform X1 — translated: MMMTMMMEERENSGLKNEVLGFGPNVGVGVGGGGGLFNSTTPMGGKGTTIPNNDNDNPNRTRQMAGLGGYFGEHKIQRKKRMARQRRSSVTLLPFASSASSAAATPSHVPLPARVVDPRRLRFLFQKQLQNSDVSSLRRMVLPKKAAESHLPHLETKEGIYFSMDDMDGLHVWNFKYRFWPNNNSRMYVLENTGDFVTAHRLQVGDFIMVYQDIIDLTYVIQAKKTSQKEIYDEYTTNTVTDYFQVHNFEINRYNQLSWNDPGNMEDNNNNSACMSFVYETTSFLNDSPFDFLGGSVTNYNSRMGGHSFDNFGSVDNLSLEDFY
- the LOC110776136 gene encoding B3 domain-containing transcription factor FUS3 isoform X2 codes for the protein MMMTMMMEERENSGLKNEVLGFGPNVGVGVGGGGGLFNSTTPMGGKGTTIPNNDNDNPNRTRQMAGLGGYFGEHKIQRKKRMARQRRSSVTLLPFASSASSAAATPSHVPLPARKAAESHLPHLETKEGIYFSMDDMDGLHVWNFKYRFWPNNNSRMYVLENTGDFVTAHRLQVGDFIMVYQDIIDLTYVIQAKKTSQKEIYDEYTTNTVTDYFQVHNFEINRYNQLSWNDPGNMEDNNNNSACMSFVYETTSFLNDSPFDFLGGSVTNYNSRMGGHSFDNFGSVDNLSLEDFY